A stretch of Triticum aestivum cultivar Chinese Spring chromosome 1D, IWGSC CS RefSeq v2.1, whole genome shotgun sequence DNA encodes these proteins:
- the LOC123182430 gene encoding proteasome subunit alpha type-3, which produces MSSIGTGYDLSVTTFSPDGRVFQVEYAGKAVDNSGTIVGIKCKDGIVLGVEKLITSKMILAGSNRRLHSVHRNSGLAVAGLAADGRQVVSRAKSEAANYEKVYGEPMPVKELADRVASYVHLCTLYWWLRPFGCGVILGGYDRDGPQLYMIEPSGLSYKYFGAALGKGRQAAKTEIEKLKLSELTCREGIVEVAKIIYGVHDEAKDKSFELELSWVCDESNRQHEKVPNDLLEQAKAAAQAALEEMDAD; this is translated from the exons ATGAGTAGCATAGGAACCGGGTATGATCTGTCTGTCACCACTTTCTCCCCGGACGGCCGTGTCTTCCAGGTCGAGTATGCTGGCAAGGCCGTCGACAACAGCGG GACGATTGTTGGGATCAAGTGCAAAGATGGAATTGTCCTC GGTGTGGAGAAGCTGATAACATCGAAGATGATACTTGCCGGGTCGAATCGGAGACTTCACTCAGTTCACCGGAACTCTGGCTTG GCTGTGGCTGGGTTAGCAGCAGACGGTAGGCAGGTGGTCTCAAGAGCAAAGTCAGAAGCAGCCAATTATGAAAA GGTATACGGAGAACCCATGCCTGTGAAGGAATTAGCTGATCGTGTAGCTAGCTACGTTCATCTGTGTACACTCTATTGGTGGCTCAG GCCTTTTGGCTGTGGAGTTATTCTTGGAGGTTATGATAGGGATGGGCCACAGCTCTACATGATCGAACCTTCAGGGCTCTCATAT AAATATTTTGGTGCTGCTCTGGGTAAAGGAAGACAGGCTGCAAAAAC GGAGATAGAGAAATTGAAGCTTTCTGAGCTAACTTGCAGGGAAGGCATTGTTGAGGTTGCCAAGAT AATTTATGGTGTACACGATGAAGCGAAAGACAAATCTTTTGAGCTGGAACTGAGCTGGGTGTGTGATGAATCTAACCGCCAGCATGAGAAG GTTCCAAATGATCTTCTGGAGCA
- the LOC123182432 gene encoding uncharacterized protein, with protein sequence MAAAAISLCGSRCVGPSRKPEPRLASQAAAAPCARPSSSRRKLVVAAAKSSGKKADEKVPSWARPGSDEPPPWARDEGGASGQEGDAAQVPFYAYLLASAVTAIAAIGSIFEYTNGRAVFGVVGTDSPLYAPILGFFAVTGIPTSGYLWYKAVQTANKDAEEQDRRDGFL encoded by the exons ATGGCCGCGGCAGCCATCTCCCTCTGCGGCTCGCGCTGCGTCGGCCCGAGCCGGAAGCCCGAACCTCGCCTCGCCTCCCAAGCGGCCGCCGCGCCGTGCGCGCGGCCGTCGTCGTCGCGCCGAAAGCTGGTGGTCGCGGCCGCCAAGTCGTCGGGCAAGAAGGCGGACGAGAAGGTCCCCTCCTGGGCCCGGCCGGGCTCCGACGAGCCTCCTCCGtgggcgcgcgacgaaggcggggCCTCGGGGCAGGAAGGCGACGCCGCCCAGGTCCCGTTCTACGCATACCTGCTCGCGTCCGCCGTGACGGCCATCGCCGCC ATCGGGTCGATATTCGAGTACACGAACGGGCGGGCGGTGTTCGGCGTCGTGGGCACCGACAGCCCGCTCTACGCGCCCATCCTCGGCTTCTTCGCCGTCACCGGCATCCCGACCTCC GGGTATCTGTGGTACAAGGCCGTGCAGACGGCGAACAAGGACGCTGAGGAGCAGGACCGCAGGGACGGCTTCCTCTGA
- the LOC123182433 gene encoding uncharacterized protein, which translates to MSKRKKEEREHQRKRPLSVTDTDLMGKGKGRDALPAISYTDQQIPFRNLRTNHQPLQLKEPCMCRCRICKVLRGNSNHQPLQLKEPSTVHSAVTVKQITKQRQENELARTARMKGKLVLKGQFNTNTARMKTWNFEEAAIRKQQILGWRLQKLCTCQRCHTFRAKSNYQPAQVMESSAVNSAIMADQMMKLRRQDELTRTARMKRKAQIQLNKSRKRARTNNGDIDRVDNSNASKIWNFGGPTCICQHCHALMWHGEKLQSSSSTQPSFGQCCKQGKIILPPFKEPPPYLTSLLTRGGGEISANYRKNIRSYNSMFAFTSMGGTLDKKINKGRGPYVFRLNGQNRHQIGTLLPEEGNKPRFQQLYIYDTKNEIQNRIEASRSGKRDALLDEKIVSGLLTMLDKNNTLAQSFRMARDRFKENDYNNLTLRLLGDRDQDGRQHNMPSTSEVAALIVKDPTQRYGRDIVLEYKDKKPKRISEIHPKFMAMQYPLLFPYGEDGYRLGIKYNKRKGLSNKKYISMLEYYAYHLQQRPGQSMLMLTCGNLSMQFVVDVFTCIEHNRLHWIRENQGILRTELYDGLQDAFRKGDTRTEQVGRRIVLPASFTGSPRNKEQNYQDMMAICRWAGQPQLFITFTCNPNWPEIRLMLNEAGNQKPAERPDIVVRVFMIKLKELMSDISRKQHFGKTKATVYTIEFQKRGLPHAHILIFLENGQKSLKPSQIDEIICAEIPDNDKDPETFKAVKNFMMHGPCGEANPKSPCMEKYMCTKRFPKIFSEETIIDEDHFPRYRRRDNGRQIDKGGVKMNNGFVVPYNKDLLVKFQAHINVEWCNKCMSIKYLFKDIHKGDDQATALVQEKVPSKTDDEIKMYLRCRYITATEACWRIFRFPLQYQEPSVERLTFHQENKQLVIFPDSRNLDEIIRHPRSGVTMFTEWMETNKKHEDARELTYSEFPTKWTWNHTEKKWTRRRGGKKIGRIYNAHPASGERYYLRVLLNTAKGCMTFEDIRTVNGIVHSSYKSACRALGFLNDDNEWIECIKEASNWASGVQLRQLFATILCHCEVTDPRMLWESNWEVLSKDIQHTPSWILDFPAPFSPSHKRECSLMEIEKQMGQAGKSLKEYPGIELPNMPELHEIEKRLINEEMNYDKDKLKGEHVQILKNLNFDQKKAFDAIIESADQSLGRIIFVDGHGGTGKTYLWKAITTRLRSEGKIVLAVASSGVAALLLQGGRTAHSTFNIPINLTDQSTCYIKQGSDVADLLMRTSLILWDEAPMANKQCFEALDKSLRDVLRFTNENSCAKPFGGMTVVLGGDFRQILPVVPKGGREHIIDASIKCSYLWQYFEVFNLTKNMRLKSLSSDQAEQQKTAEFAEWILQIGNGDTCLLDKKDYLSIPSDLLLENRDDPKTKIIQSTYPDLQDNLCKHEFLKERAILCPLNETVNEINEYIMSQIQGDKVTYLSHDSVSTSMNYSHEMELLYTTEFLNKLKHPGCPNHLLELKVGLPVMLLRNINQSAGLCNGTRMVITKLGERVIETQIITGAHVGTKVCIPQIIMLPFEPKWPFVLKRKQYPLSVCFAMTIHKSQGQSLNKVGLYLPRQVFAHGQLYVAVSRVTNRHGLKILITDDEEHASKGKAKNIVYKEIF; encoded by the exons ATGAGCAAGAGAAAAAAGGAAGAGCGAGAACATCAGCGCAAGAGGCCACTAAGTGTAACAGATACAGACCTGATGGGAAAAGGCAAAGGAAGAGATGCCCTACCTGCCATCAGCTATACAGATCAACAAATACCTTTTCGGAACTTGCGTACAAATCATCAACCATTGCAACTCAAGGAACCATGCATGTGCAGGTGCCGAATTTGCAAGGTGTTACGAGGAAATTCAAATCATCAACCATTGCAACTCAAGGAACCATCAACTGTACACAGTGCAGTAACTGTGAAGCAAATTACCAAACAAAGACAAGAAAATGAATTAGCAAGAACAGCAAGGATGAAGGGGAAACTTGTGTTGAAGGGGCAATTCAACACAAATACAGCAAGGATGAAGACATGGAATTTTGAGGAGGCAGCTATAAGAAAACAACAAATACTGGGCTGGAGATTGCAAAAATTATGCACTTGCCAACGTTGCCACACGTTCAGGGCAAAATCAAATTATCAACCAGCACAAGTCATGGAATCATCAGCTGTAAACAGTGCAATAATGGCTGACCAGATGATGAAACTAAGACGCCAGGACGAATTAACAAGAACGGCACGGATGAAGAGGAAAGCACAAATTCAACTTAACAAGAGCAGAAAACGTGCCAGAACCAATAATGGTGATATAGACAGGGTTGACAATTCTAATGCCAGTAAGATATGGAACTTTGGGGGGCCAACATGCATCTGCCAACACTGCCATGCACTTATGTGGCATGGAGAAAAACTACAATCTTCCAGTAGCACACAACCATCCTTTGGACAATGCTGCAAACAAGGGAAGATTATCTTGCCGCCATTTAAAGAACCACCGCCTTACCTTACAAGTTTATTGacaaggggtggaggggaaatatCAGCAAACTACCGAAAAAACATTAGGTCTTACAATTCCATGTTTGCGTTCACATCAATGGGGGGAACTTTGGATAAGAAAATAAACAAAGGGCGTGGACCTTATGTTTTCCGACTGAATGGTCAGAACCGCCACCAGATAGGAACCCTGCTACCTGAAGAAGGAAATAAGCCTCGTTTTCAACAGTTGTATATCTATGACACAAAGAATGAGATCCAGAATAGGATAGAAGCATCAAGGTCTGGTAAACGTGATGCCTTACTAGATGAAAAAATTGTCAGTGGCCTACTAACCATGCTCGACAAGAATAACACATTGGCACAATCGTTCCGGATGGCAAGAGATAGATTTAAAGAAAATGACTACAATAACTTGACTCTAAGGTTACTAGGCGATAGGGATCAAGATGGGAGGCAACACAACATGCCATCAACATCAGAAGTTGCCGCGTTGATAGTCAAAGATCCAACCCAAAGATATGGACGTGACATTGTTCTTGAGTACAAAGATAAGAAACCTAAAAGGATATCAGAAATTCATCCAAAATTCATGGCCATGCAATACCCGTTGCTCTTCCCATATGGAGAAGATGGTTATAGACTTGGAATAAAATACAACAAAAGGAAAGGTTTAAGTAACAAGAAATACATCAGCATGCTGGAATACTATGCATATCACCTCCAACAGCGCCCAGGCCAGTCGATGTTAATGCTAACGTGTGGAAATCTGTCAATGCAGTTTGTGGTTGATGTCTTCACATGCATCGAACATAATAGGCTCCACTGGATCAGAGAAAATCAAGGAATTTTACGAACGGAACTTTATGACGGACTACAGGATGCATTCAGAAAAGGAGACACACGGACAGAACAAGTAGGCAGGAGAATAGTACTCCCAGCAAGTTTTACAGGAAGTCCTCGAAACAAAGAGCAAAACTACCAAGATATGATGGCAATATGCCGTTGGGCTGGACAACCCCAATTGTTCATAACATTCACATGCAACCCTAATTGGCCAGAGATTCGGTTGATGCTAAATGAAGCTGGGAACCAGAAGCCAGCAGAACGTCCTGATATTGTAGTTCGAGTGTTCATGATAAAACTGAAAGAGCTAATGTCTGATATTAGCAGAAAACAGCATTTTGGAAAGACTAAAGCAA CCGTCTACACAATAGAATTTCAAAAGAGAGGACTCCCACATGCCCATATTCTAATTTTCCTTGAAAACGGACAAAAAAGTCTCAAGCCCTCACAAATTGATGAAATAATATGCGCTGAGATCCCGGACAATGACAAGGATCCAGAAACATTCAAAGCTGTCAAGAATTTTATGATGCACGGACCGTGTGGAGAGGCAAATCCAAAGTCCCCGTGCATGGAGAAATATATGTGCACCAAGCGCTTTCCAAAAATATTTTCTGAAGAGACGATCATAGATGAAGACCATTTCCCACGATACAGGAGACGAGACAATGGGCGACAAATAGATAAGGGAGGAGTCAAAATGAACAATGGTTTTGTTGTACCATACAACAAAGATCTGCTGGTGAAATTCCAAGCGCACATAAATGTGGAGTGGTGTAATAAATGCATGTCAATCAAGTACCTCTTTAAGGACATACACAAAGGAGATGACCAAGCAACAGCACTGGTTCAAGAAAAAGTACCATCAAAGACTGATGATGAGATTAAAATGTACCTAAGATGTAGATACATAACAGCGACTGAAGCATGCTGGCGAATATTCAGATTCCCTCTGCAGTACCAAGAACCATCTGTTGAGAGGCTAACGTTTCACCAGGAGAACAAGCAACTAGTAATTTTTCCTGACTCCAGAAACCTAGATGAAATCATTAGACACCCAAGATCAGGTGTCACTATGTTTACCGAGTGGATGGAGACGAACAAAAAGCATGAAGATGCCAGAGAATTAACATATTCAGAGTTTCCTACAAAATGGACATGGAATCACACAGAAAAGAAGTGGACACGGAGAAGAGGAGGAAAGAAAATTGGCAGGATCTACAATGCACATCCTGCAAGTGGAGAAAGGTACTATCTTAGAGTTCTCCTCAACACTGCGAAGGGTTGCATGACATTTGAAGACATCAGGACAGTCAACGGAATTGTGCACTCGTCATACAAATCAGCATGTCGTGCGCTAGGATTTCTGAACGATGACAATGAGTGGATTGAATGCATCAAGGAAGCATCCAACTGGGCATCTGGGGTGCAACTACGACAATTGTTTGCAACTATACTGTGCCACTGTGAGGTTACTGACCCAAGGATGTTATGGGAATCCAACTGGGAGGTACTCTCTAAAGACATACAGCATACACCAAGCTGGATCTTGGACTTTCCAGCCCCCTTCAGTCCTTCACACAAAAGGGAATGCAGTTTAATGGAAATTGAGAAGCAAATGGGACAAGCTGGAAAATCACTAAAGGAATACCCTGGCATAGAGCTACCAAATATGCCCGAGTTACATGAAATTGAGAAAAGGCTTATAAATGAAGAGATGAACTATGACAAAGACAAATTGAAGGGTGAGCACGTGCAAATACTAAAGAATCTAAATTTTGATCAGAAGAAGGCCTTTGATGCAATAATAGAATCAGCTGATCAATCATTAGGGAGAATAATATTTGtagatggccatggtgggacagGTAAGACATACCTTTGGAAAGCTATCACAACAAGGCTAAGATCAGAGGGGAAAATCGTACTTGCAGTTGCATCTTCTGGCGTCGCAGCACTTCTGCTTCAAGGAGGTAGAACAGCACACTCAACGTTCAATATTCCAATCAATCTGACAGATCAATCAACATGCTACATCAAACAAGGTTCAGATGTGGCGGATTTATTAATGAGGACGTCACTAATACTGTGGGATGAAGCTCCAATGGCAAACAAACAATGCTTTGAGGCACTTGACAAGAGCCTAAGGGACGTGCTGAGGTTCACAAATGAGAATAGTTGTGCCAAGCCCTTTGGCGGCATGACGGTTGTTCTTGGAGGGGACTTCCGACAAATCCTCCCTGTTGTGCCAAAAGGAGGACGGGAGCACATTATAGATGCATCAATCAAATGTTCATACCTCTGGCAATATTTTGAGGTATTTAATCTGACAAAAAATATGCGGCTCAAATCTCTATCCAGTGATCAAGCAGAGCAGCAGAAGACTGCGGAATTTGCGGAGTGGATACTACAGATTGGCAATGGAGACACATGTTTACTAGATAAAAAGGACTATCTAAGTATCCCCAGTGACCTGCTGCTAGAAAATAGAGATGACCCAAAAACAAAAATCATCCAAAGTACCTATCCTGACCTGCAAGACAATCTCTGCAAACACGAGTTCCTGAAAGAAAGGGCGATACTGTGTCCATTGAACGAGACAGTCAATGAGATCAATGAGTATATTATGAGTCAAATCCAAGGTGACAAGGTGACGTACCTGAGCCATGACAGTGTGAGCACATCGATGAATTACAGCCATGAAATGGAATTGTTGTATACTACAGAGTTTCTAAACAAGTTAAAGCACCCGGGATGTCCAAATCACCTACTTGAGCTCAAAGTTGGTCTGCCAGTGATGCTTCTCCGCAACATCAATCAAAGTGCAGGGCTATGCAACGGTACTAGAATGGTAATCACAAAACTTGGAGAAAGAGTCATCGAAACGCAGATCATAACTGGAGCACACGTCGGTACTAAGGTGTGCATCCCTCAGATCATCATGTTGCCATTCGAGCCTAAATGGCCGTTTGTTCTAAAAAGAAAGCAATATCCTCTCTCCGTGTGCTTCGCGATGACAATCCACAAGAGCCAGGGACAGTCTTTGAACAAGGTCGGCCTCTACTTGCCCAGGCAAGTTTTTGCTCATGGGCAACTCTATGTGGCAGTCTCCAGAGTAACAAACAGGCATGGCCTGAAGATCCTGATCACTGACGACGAAGAACACGCAAGCAAAGGAAAGGCGAAAAACATAGTGTACAAGGAGATCTTCTAA